A single genomic interval of Thermovibrio guaymasensis harbors:
- a CDS encoding TolC family protein — translation MKIRLLSVFLSILSFGSSYALTLEEAVKTALEKNNLLRVKRIEVKEKFYDVKSAKARLLPSLELYTEYNKTTDPPYAIMNRMEVKKLDMMGTNFNDPAKYQLFKTGLKAKVPIWYGGKLRIAVDLAEKELKATEEQVKKSKNQVVFDVVKAYYGVLTAKAFVETAQLAVRDAEKHLRDAKTVYRAGLGLKSDVLRAKVYLEQMEENLVKAKSNYEIALRALKVAMGEFPKGSTSVDGDLTYREYSFNLDDLIERALKNRPELKELEVRLEQTEDMERMAKADFLPHVGAFGNLFMADDTAPWNKENSSWAFGFSASLNLFSGGQKFYRLRKSRISQLKVKEFKERAEKGIAFEVSQAYYHFISAKKRVDLARAALESAQESLRIVEKRYRNGVANITELLDTQTALNRARSAFVAALSAYSLAVAEIYYSTGELPSKYTELVN, via the coding sequence ATGAAAATAAGGCTTCTCTCTGTTTTCCTTTCAATTTTGAGCTTTGGGAGTTCCTACGCCTTAACCTTAGAGGAGGCGGTTAAGACTGCACTTGAGAAGAACAACCTTTTAAGGGTAAAGAGGATAGAGGTTAAGGAGAAGTTCTACGACGTAAAGAGTGCAAAGGCAAGGTTACTTCCATCGCTGGAGCTTTATACCGAGTACAATAAGACGACTGATCCACCTTACGCCATTATGAACAGGATGGAAGTTAAGAAGTTGGATATGATGGGAACTAACTTTAACGACCCGGCTAAGTATCAGCTCTTTAAAACTGGACTTAAGGCTAAAGTTCCAATATGGTACGGAGGGAAACTAAGGATTGCCGTTGACCTTGCAGAGAAAGAGCTAAAGGCTACGGAGGAACAGGTAAAGAAGAGTAAGAATCAAGTTGTTTTCGACGTTGTTAAGGCCTACTACGGGGTTTTAACTGCAAAGGCCTTCGTTGAGACTGCACAGCTTGCAGTTAGGGATGCTGAAAAGCACTTAAGGGACGCTAAAACCGTCTATAGAGCAGGTTTAGGGCTTAAGTCGGACGTTCTAAGGGCTAAAGTTTACCTTGAACAGATGGAAGAGAACCTTGTAAAGGCAAAGAGTAACTATGAAATAGCTCTAAGGGCTTTAAAGGTCGCTATGGGTGAGTTTCCAAAAGGTTCTACCTCTGTTGATGGAGATTTAACCTACAGGGAATACTCATTTAACCTTGACGATTTAATTGAAAGGGCCCTCAAGAACAGACCTGAGCTTAAGGAGCTGGAAGTTCGCCTTGAGCAGACAGAGGACATGGAGAGGATGGCAAAGGCCGACTTTCTGCCCCACGTTGGAGCCTTTGGAAATCTCTTTATGGCAGACGATACAGCTCCTTGGAACAAGGAAAACTCAAGCTGGGCTTTTGGCTTTTCTGCATCTTTAAACCTATTTAGCGGTGGGCAGAAGTTCTACCGGCTGAGGAAGAGCAGGATATCTCAGCTTAAGGTGAAGGAGTTTAAAGAGAGGGCAGAGAAGGGAATAGCCTTTGAGGTTTCTCAAGCCTACTATCACTTTATATCCGCCAAAAAGAGGGTTGACCTTGCAAGGGCAGCCCTTGAATCTGCACAGGAGAGCTTAAGGATTGTTGAGAAGAGGTACAGAAACGGAGTTGCAAACATTACAGAGCTCCTTGACACCCAAACTGCCCTAAATAGGGCAAGGAGTGCTTTCGTGGCTGCCCTTTCGGCCTACTCTTTAGCAGTAGCAGAGATTTACTACTCTACTGGAGAGTTACCATCAAAATACACGGAGCTAGTTAATTAG
- a CDS encoding ArnT family glycosyltransferase, with product MVKSRKFLFILLASLTLLLLPNGLYSAFDKDEPKYLEAAWEMVKNGDFITPYYNYEYRFDKPVLIYWLISLGYKLFGVNEFGGRFFVSIFGVLTVILLFWWLRRREGEDLAFVSSLVLLTSLDFIVMSSVAMPDVVLTFFIAASLISFFEGYVSRSKNWYRLAFLFSGLATLTKGPVGLALPGLIAVVFLVLRRDLLKTLRDIPWVSGFLIYFAVVLPWYGAILAKHGRDFFMDFIVFHNIHRFTGKIPGHPTQWWYYIANYFWLYLPWSFIFPFALYRAFKSKESITEPLLNFSIVWFFTVFLFFQIAHTKLAHYLLPSFPAFSVIVGWYLLKFKERLPYLITGGLLIILSVAGFGFWFYKGWPLWGALFLLFPLAGGFLSIKFNDYRPLAYGFLSGMLLFKWVALPSLEPFRAKPQVGKALRSLKKVCPECKVAFFDYTSPEIIYYYRLGKLEDLNRDRVEELLKSGEPAVIVTRENRLKKLKGVNYVLLDKKRELITNHSIVVISNRELKEWRR from the coding sequence ATGGTTAAGAGCAGGAAGTTCCTATTTATCCTGTTAGCGTCCTTAACTCTCCTTTTACTTCCCAACGGTCTCTACAGTGCCTTTGATAAAGATGAGCCTAAGTACTTAGAGGCCGCTTGGGAGATGGTGAAAAACGGAGACTTCATTACTCCTTACTACAACTACGAGTATAGGTTTGATAAACCGGTCCTCATCTATTGGCTTATAAGTCTAGGTTATAAGCTTTTTGGAGTTAACGAGTTTGGAGGGCGCTTCTTTGTTTCTATCTTTGGTGTCCTTACTGTAATCCTTCTCTTCTGGTGGCTTAGGAGGAGGGAAGGAGAAGACCTGGCCTTTGTCTCATCTTTAGTTCTCCTTACGAGCTTGGATTTTATAGTTATGTCCTCAGTTGCAATGCCTGACGTTGTTCTAACCTTCTTTATAGCAGCTTCTCTAATTTCCTTCTTTGAAGGCTACGTAAGTAGGAGTAAGAACTGGTATAGGCTTGCCTTTCTCTTTTCAGGTCTTGCCACTTTAACTAAGGGACCTGTTGGCCTTGCCCTTCCAGGTTTGATTGCTGTTGTCTTTTTAGTCTTAAGGAGGGATTTACTGAAGACCCTAAGGGATATTCCTTGGGTTTCTGGCTTCCTAATCTACTTTGCAGTTGTTCTCCCATGGTACGGAGCAATTTTAGCTAAACACGGAAGAGACTTCTTCATGGACTTTATAGTCTTTCACAACATCCACAGGTTTACCGGGAAAATTCCAGGTCACCCAACCCAGTGGTGGTACTACATTGCCAACTACTTCTGGCTCTACCTACCTTGGTCCTTTATTTTTCCATTTGCCCTCTATAGGGCCTTTAAGAGTAAAGAATCTATTACTGAGCCTCTTCTTAATTTTTCAATTGTCTGGTTCTTCACAGTTTTCCTCTTCTTCCAGATTGCCCACACAAAGCTTGCCCACTACCTACTTCCCTCCTTTCCTGCCTTTAGCGTTATTGTTGGCTGGTACCTCTTAAAGTTTAAGGAGAGGTTACCCTACCTGATCACGGGGGGCCTTTTGATAATTCTATCGGTAGCAGGTTTTGGCTTTTGGTTCTATAAAGGGTGGCCGCTTTGGGGAGCTCTCTTCCTACTCTTCCCTCTGGCTGGAGGTTTCCTATCTATCAAGTTTAACGACTACAGGCCCCTTGCTTACGGTTTCCTTTCAGGAATGCTTCTCTTTAAGTGGGTTGCCCTTCCCTCCCTTGAGCCTTTTAGGGCAAAGCCCCAGGTTGGTAAGGCACTTAGGAGTTTAAAGAAGGTGTGTCCTGAGTGTAAGGTAGCCTTCTTTGACTATACCAGTCCTGAAATTATCTACTACTACAGGTTGGGCAAGTTGGAAGACTTAAATAGGGATAGGGTGGAGGAGCTTCTAAAGTCTGGTGAACCTGCCGTTATAGTTACTAGGGAAAATAGGTTGAAGAAGCTAAAGGGTGTGAACTACGTCCTCCTTGACAAGAAGAGAGAACTCATTACTAACCACTCAATCGTTGTAATTTCTAACAGGGAGTTAAAGGAATGGAGGAGATAA
- a CDS encoding ArnT family glycosyltransferase has protein sequence MKERESEFLKWFLIFLFLAFLINIGVLVLIHEEPRRGIITFEMLKSQNFLQPTVLGEPYYKKPPLHNWILAFFSLILGGVKEISLRLPSSIAVILTSLVIFITGRKLVGKKGALAGALIYPTFFIVLIGYGTKCEPDTLFTLLVSTASLLWLYFMEGERKLLAWTLGYTFTALALLTKGLPGIQFFLVTVISYGIVTGKWRELLSRENLFGALVGLSPFILWLLAVKSDVAVKTLFSEVISRAPRKVPLIKAVKNYLSFPLRLVSATVPWSLVLLYYGYKRKLKLNLGKAEKVLITAFLIDSLIYWLFPGSRLRYLMPALPLLSIVIGALLREVQILHKRAKEVLRFTAEVVVLVGIVGGVIASKNPSLTLKETLIFILFLYGVYFFLAPRLNITRVVFLWAVLMLIFRGFYSSYFLPIAQNKYPPVREVAEEVVNDSKGFKLYTKTKYLQLDFYVERGRNEILKFTENPPADSLFITQRKEGNVLKEYRLGKHTFYLSSYSIRELPTKRQSGEELQKQNPEKRNRSKEKSESLQG, from the coding sequence GTGAAGGAAAGGGAAAGTGAGTTTTTAAAGTGGTTCTTAATCTTCCTCTTTTTAGCCTTTTTAATAAACATCGGTGTTTTAGTCTTAATCCATGAGGAGCCGAGGAGGGGAATAATTACCTTTGAAATGCTAAAGAGTCAAAACTTCCTCCAGCCTACAGTTTTAGGAGAACCCTACTATAAGAAACCTCCCCTTCACAACTGGATTCTAGCCTTCTTTTCCTTGATCTTAGGAGGTGTTAAGGAAATTTCCCTCAGACTTCCTTCTTCAATAGCTGTAATACTCACAAGTTTAGTAATCTTCATAACTGGAAGGAAGTTAGTAGGGAAGAAAGGAGCCCTAGCGGGAGCTCTCATCTACCCGACGTTCTTCATAGTCTTAATTGGATACGGAACGAAATGTGAGCCTGATACTCTCTTTACACTCCTTGTATCAACTGCTTCCCTACTTTGGCTCTACTTTATGGAGGGAGAGAGGAAACTCTTAGCTTGGACTTTAGGCTACACTTTCACAGCTTTAGCCCTCTTAACTAAAGGCCTTCCTGGGATCCAGTTTTTCCTCGTAACTGTTATATCCTACGGCATTGTAACTGGAAAGTGGAGAGAGCTCCTAAGCAGAGAGAACCTATTCGGAGCTCTTGTTGGACTCTCCCCCTTCATCCTATGGCTACTTGCAGTTAAGAGCGACGTTGCAGTTAAAACCCTCTTTTCCGAAGTTATCTCAAGGGCTCCCAGAAAAGTTCCTCTAATAAAAGCAGTAAAGAACTACTTAAGCTTTCCACTCAGACTAGTATCTGCAACTGTTCCCTGGTCGTTAGTTCTCCTTTACTACGGGTACAAAAGGAAGCTAAAACTCAACCTAGGTAAAGCAGAAAAGGTCTTAATAACGGCCTTCCTAATAGATAGCTTAATCTATTGGCTCTTCCCGGGAAGTCGGCTAAGGTACCTAATGCCGGCCCTTCCTCTCCTTTCAATTGTAATTGGGGCTTTACTTAGAGAAGTTCAAATTCTCCACAAAAGGGCTAAAGAGGTTCTAAGGTTTACGGCAGAGGTTGTAGTCTTAGTCGGAATAGTCGGAGGGGTTATTGCCTCCAAGAACCCTTCGTTAACTCTCAAGGAAACCTTAATTTTTATCCTCTTCCTCTACGGAGTATACTTCTTCCTTGCTCCTAGGCTTAACATTACAAGAGTCGTCTTCCTCTGGGCCGTCCTAATGCTCATCTTCAGGGGCTTTTACAGTTCCTACTTCCTACCCATCGCCCAGAATAAGTACCCTCCAGTAAGGGAAGTTGCAGAAGAAGTAGTGAACGACTCAAAGGGCTTCAAACTGTACACAAAAACAAAATACCTTCAGCTAGACTTCTACGTTGAGAGGGGAAGGAACGAGATTCTGAAGTTTACAGAGAACCCACCGGCAGACTCCCTCTTCATTACCCAGAGGAAAGAGGGAAACGTACTGAAGGAATACAGGCTGGGAAAACACACCTTCTACCTATCCTCCTACTCAATTAGGGAGCTCCCAACAAAGAGACAATCTGGGGAAGAACTTCAGAAGCAGAACCCCGAAAAACGAAATCGCAGTAAGGAGAAATCGGAGTCTCTTCAGGGTTAA
- a CDS encoding SIR2 family NAD-dependent protein deacylase produces MKGIVEVLKRAGKVGVLTGAGISAESGIPTFRGKDGLWNRFDPTELATYEAFLRNPKLVWKWYLWRMHLISKARPNPGHYAVAEMENLFPGFLLITQNVDGLHRLAGSKKFVELHGNIFQGKCRSCGRLYLEEEFSSLWPFSSRGFLSSITEEELKEKVFSEVDKGNLPECLTCKSIVGPGVVWFGESLPEEALERAFSFASESDVFFSVGTSALVQPAASIPLLAKRSGAVLVEVNPEETPISPYCDFVFRGSASEVLPQIVSLLGAP; encoded by the coding sequence TTGAAGGGAATTGTTGAGGTTTTAAAAAGGGCCGGTAAGGTTGGTGTTTTAACTGGCGCTGGAATAAGTGCAGAGAGCGGAATTCCAACCTTTAGGGGTAAGGACGGCCTCTGGAACAGGTTTGATCCTACCGAGCTTGCAACTTATGAGGCCTTTTTAAGGAATCCCAAGCTAGTCTGGAAGTGGTACCTCTGGAGGATGCACCTGATTTCTAAGGCAAGGCCAAATCCTGGACACTACGCAGTTGCAGAAATGGAGAACTTGTTTCCCGGTTTTCTACTTATTACCCAGAACGTTGACGGCCTTCACAGACTAGCTGGTTCTAAGAAATTTGTGGAGCTCCACGGCAACATCTTTCAGGGTAAGTGTCGTTCCTGTGGAAGGCTCTATTTGGAGGAGGAGTTTTCATCCCTCTGGCCCTTTTCAAGTAGGGGATTCCTTTCCTCAATAACCGAGGAAGAGCTTAAGGAGAAGGTGTTTTCAGAAGTTGATAAGGGGAACCTTCCAGAGTGCTTAACGTGTAAGAGTATAGTAGGGCCAGGTGTGGTCTGGTTTGGGGAGAGTTTGCCTGAAGAGGCCCTTGAGAGGGCCTTTTCCTTTGCTTCAGAGAGCGACGTATTCTTTTCGGTTGGGACCTCTGCCCTCGTTCAGCCTGCAGCCTCTATTCCCCTTTTGGCCAAGAGGTCTGGAGCCGTCTTAGTTGAAGTTAACCCTGAAGAGACTCCGATTTCTCCTTACTGCGATTTCGTTTTTCGGGGTTCTGCTTCTGAAGTTCTTCCCCAGATTGTCTCTTTGTTGGGAGCTCCCTAA
- a CDS encoding glycosyltransferase family 2 protein produces the protein MEEIRKVSVVIPVYNEVENVPILYEKLKRVLEELPQDYEIIFVDDGSTDGTRDKLREIAKKDKKVKVIEFSRNFGQTAAMAAGMDYATGDVIVTMDGDLQNDPEDIPRLLEKIEEGYDVVSGWRKNRKDAAISRKLPSKIANWLIGKLTGVEIHDYGCTLKAYRSSVIKRVRLYGELHRFIPALASTVTSTDKIVEIPVKHHPRIYGKSKYGISRTFKVISDLFFIWFLKKFMQKPIHFFGFIGLVLFLAGFFPFVYLILLKLTGHSIGNRPLLIISVLFILAGIQMFTAGIISEVLMRIYYESQDKRPYVIRRLINVEEEQ, from the coding sequence ATGGAGGAGATAAGGAAAGTTTCCGTAGTCATTCCTGTTTATAACGAAGTAGAGAACGTTCCAATCCTCTACGAGAAGCTAAAGAGAGTTCTTGAGGAGCTCCCTCAGGACTACGAGATTATCTTCGTAGACGATGGGAGTACTGACGGTACGAGGGATAAGTTAAGGGAAATTGCCAAAAAGGATAAGAAGGTTAAGGTAATTGAGTTTTCCAGGAACTTTGGCCAGACTGCTGCGATGGCTGCCGGGATGGACTATGCGACAGGGGACGTAATAGTAACTATGGATGGAGACCTTCAGAACGACCCGGAGGATATTCCCCGCCTCCTTGAGAAGATAGAGGAAGGGTATGACGTTGTAAGCGGCTGGAGGAAAAATAGGAAGGATGCGGCGATAAGCAGGAAGCTTCCTTCAAAGATAGCCAACTGGTTAATAGGAAAGTTAACGGGAGTTGAAATTCATGACTACGGATGTACTCTTAAGGCTTACAGAAGTAGCGTTATAAAGAGAGTTCGCCTTTACGGTGAGCTTCACCGCTTTATTCCCGCCTTAGCGTCTACGGTTACTTCTACCGATAAAATTGTTGAGATCCCTGTAAAGCACCATCCGAGAATCTATGGGAAGTCAAAGTACGGTATTTCAAGGACCTTTAAGGTAATTTCAGACCTGTTCTTTATCTGGTTCTTAAAGAAGTTTATGCAGAAACCTATACACTTTTTCGGTTTTATCGGACTGGTTCTCTTTTTAGCCGGATTTTTCCCTTTTGTTTACTTGATTCTTCTAAAGTTGACCGGCCATTCAATAGGTAATAGGCCTCTTCTTATAATTTCAGTTCTCTTTATACTTGCCGGAATACAGATGTTTACCGCCGGTATAATCAGTGAAGTCCTTATGAGGATTTACTACGAGTCACAGGATAAGAGACCTTACGTAATAAGGAGACTTATAAACGTTGAAGAAGAGCAGTAG